A region from the Chelmon rostratus isolate fCheRos1 chromosome 6, fCheRos1.pri, whole genome shotgun sequence genome encodes:
- the LOC121608150 gene encoding troponin I, fast skeletal muscle-like → MSEGKKMTSSRRHHLKSVILQIAVSWLEQEAAEIAAAKEAYMAEKCPAPDLSGDQAALMEICKKLHQAIDKIDEDRYDSEAKVEKTDKEIAELKLKVVELAGVKKPALKKVRMSADTMLQALLGGKHKVTMDLRANLKQVKKEVKEEASEGVGDWRKNVEDKADRKKMFETS, encoded by the exons ATGTCTGA GGGAAAGAAGATGACATCGAGCCGTAGGCATCATCTCAAG AGCGTGATTCTGCAGATCGCCGTCAGCTGGCTGGAGCAGGAGGCCGCTGAGATCGCAGCCGCCAAAGAAGCTTACATGGCGGAGAAATGTCCCGCCCCCGACCTGAGCGGAGACCAGGCGGCTctgatg GaaatctgcaaaaagctgcatcAGGCCATCGACAAGATCGACGAGGACAGATACGACTCCGAGGCCAAAGTGGAGAAGACGGACAAAGAG ATCGCCGAGCTGAAGCTGAAGGTGGTGGAGCTGGCCGGAGTGAAGAAACCCGCCCTGAAGAAAGTGCGTATGTCCGCTGACACCATGCTGCAGGCTCTGCTGGGAGGAAAGCACAAGGTGACCATGGACCTGAGAGCCAACCTGAAGCAGGTCaagaaggaggtgaaggaggag gCCAGCGAGGGCGTCGGCGACTGGCGTAAGAACGTCGAGGACAAAGCTGACAGGAAGAAGATGTTCGAGACTTCCTAA
- the LOC121608151 gene encoding troponin I, fast skeletal muscle-like: MSEKKMTSSRRHHLKSLMLQIAANWIQQETKDIAAAKQAYMAEHCPAPNLSGDQAALMETCKKLHALIDKVDEERYDMEAKVGKADKEIDDLKIKVVDLAGVKKPALKKVRMSADAMLKALLGSKHTVNMDLRAGLKQVKKEVKEEPAEAVGDWRKNIEDKADRKKMFEAA; this comes from the exons ATGTCTGA AAAGAAGATGACTTCAAGCCGCAGGCATCATCTAAAG AGTTTGATGCTGCAGATCGCGGCGAACTGGATTCAGCAGGAGACGAAGGACATCGCAGCCGCCAAGCAGGCCTACATGGCTGAGCACTGTCCGGCACCGAACCTCAGCGGAGACCAGGCCGCCCTCATG GAAACCTGCAAGAAGCTGCACGCCCTCATCGACAAAGTGGATGAAGAGAGGTACGACATGGAGGCCAAAGTGGGAAAGGCTGATAAAGAG ATCGATGACCTGAAGATCAAAGTGGTCGACCTGGCCGGCGTGAAGAAACCTGCTCTGAAGAAAGTGCGTATGTCCGCCGACGCCATGCTGAAAGCTCTGCTGGGCTCCAAGCACACGGTCAACATGGACCTGAGGGCTGGCCTGAAGCAGGTGaagaaggaggtgaaggaggag CCTGCGGAGGCGGTCGGCGACTGGCGTAAGAACATTGAGGACAAAGCTGACAGGAAGAAGATGTTCGAGGCTGCCTAA
- the LOC121607385 gene encoding troponin I, fast skeletal muscle-like, giving the protein MSEKKMSSSRKHHLKSLMLSIAKGLLEEEEREREEERRRYMAENCSPVSMPRGMQDLLELCKEIHHKIEVIDEERYDLEMKVNKSNKEIDDLKIKVQDLMGKFKKPVLKKVRMSADAMLKALLGSKHTVNLDLRANLKQVKKEVKEEELRDVGDWRKNIEDKAGMDGRKKMFEAEA; this is encoded by the exons ATGTCAGA GAAAAAGATGTCGTCGAGTCGGAAGCATCATCTGAAG agtttgatgCTGTCCATCGCCAAAGGTTtactggaggaggaagagagggagcgagaggaggagaggaggaggtacatGGCTGAGAACTGTTCTCCGGTGTCCATGCCGAGGGGCATGCAGGACCTGCTG gAGCTGTGCAAAGAAATCCACCACAAGATCGAAGTGATCGATGAGGAGCGATACGACCTGGAGATGAAAGTCAACAAATCCAACAAGGAG ATTGACGACCTGAAGATCAAAGTTCAGGACCTGATGGGGAAGTTCAAGAAGCCCGTCCTCAAGAAAGTGCGTATGTCCGCTGACGCCATGCTGAAGGCTCTGCTGGGCTCCAAACATACAGTCAACCTGGACCTGAGGGCCAACCTGAAGCAGGTCaagaaggaggtgaaggaggag GAACTGCGTGACGTCGGCGACTGGCGTAAAAACATTGAGGACAAAGCCGGCATGGACGGCAGGAAGAAGATGTTTGAGGCCGAGGCTTAA
- the tnni2a.2 gene encoding troponin I type 2a (skeletal, fast), tandem duplicate 2, with protein sequence MATEKRLSARRKHTLKSCMLVVANNLLEAESNMKIGEREKFLADKCPPLELPYSKEELTELCKKLHEQIDISEEERYCLEFKLNMVLNEVRDLNIKIVDLRGKFKRPRLKKVRMSADAMLKALLGSKHTVNMDLRANLKQVKKEVKEEDKQLRDVGDWRKNIEDKSDRKKMFDS encoded by the exons ATGGCCACTGA AAAAAGACTGTCTGCGAGGCGTAAGCATACTCTGAAA AGCTGTATGCTGGTGGTGGCCAATAATTTGCTGGAGGCTGAATCGAACATGAAAATCGGGGAGAGGGAGAAGTTCCTGGCGGACAAGTGTCCTCCTCTGGAGCTGCCGTACTCCAAGGAAGAGCTCACG GAGCTTTGCAAGAAGCTTCATGAGCAGATTGACATCAGTGAAGAGGAGAGATACTGCTTAGAGTTCAAGCTGAACATGGTTCTGAATGAG GTCAGAGACCTCAACATAAAGATTGTGGATCTGAGGGGAAAGTTCAAGAGACCCCGGCTGAAGAAAGTGCGTATGTCTGCTGACGCCATGCTGAAAGCTCTGCTGGGCTCCAAGCACACGGTCAACATGGACCTGAGGGCCAACCTGAAGCAGGTCaagaaggaggtgaaggaggag GACAAGCAGCTGCGCGATGTGGGAGACTGGCGTAAGAACATTGAAGACAAGTCTGATAGGAAGAAGATGTTTGACAGTTAA